One Erwinia pyrifoliae DSM 12163 DNA segment encodes these proteins:
- a CDS encoding glycoside hydrolase family 19 protein produces the protein MSVNVTYELLKRIAKPYISNHQRRDIQDANFRALAPAMNLWFPHYDITTKLRVAHFLAQSCVETQDFLYMTENPAHGGKEYEPDTRAGHLVGNHKPGDGPKYIGRGLLHLTGRENYQKYGEMFNEDLLNHPEKVAQDYSLAVRTACAYWKLKNLNDLADADKFSRITYLVNGGYNGSTRREQALKEIKRALGI, from the coding sequence ATGTCCGTAAATGTCACCTATGAACTGCTGAAACGTATTGCTAAGCCCTACATATCCAACCACCAGAGACGCGATATTCAGGACGCCAACTTCAGGGCGCTGGCTCCGGCCATGAACTTATGGTTCCCGCATTACGACATCACAACAAAGCTCCGGGTGGCGCATTTTCTGGCACAGTCCTGTGTTGAAACGCAGGACTTCCTGTACATGACAGAAAACCCTGCACATGGCGGCAAAGAATACGAACCCGATACAAGAGCAGGGCACCTTGTCGGTAACCATAAACCGGGGGATGGCCCAAAATATATTGGCAGAGGGTTGCTGCATCTTACTGGACGGGAAAATTATCAAAAATACGGTGAGATGTTCAATGAGGACTTATTAAATCACCCAGAAAAAGTTGCTCAAGATTATTCACTTGCCGTAAGGACTGCGTGTGCATACTGGAAATTAAAAAATTTAAATGACTTGGCAGATGCAGATAAATTTTCGAGAATTACTTATCTGGTTAATGGTGGATATAACGGCAGTACAAGAAGAGAGCAAGCACTGAAGGAAATTAAACGTGCGCTTGGTATATAG
- a CDS encoding Hcp family type VI secretion system effector: protein MATNQFMRVRGITGESQDASHKGWTDILSVEWGASQPASAHTAGGAGAGKVSFKDLTVIAFTDSATPALLKYCANGKHLSRLEISVCKAGGSQMEYNLITLEDVLITRVSYSGVSGSQEIAMRYGFQAASVRLSYREQTASGGKGPESLTGWNIKENREI from the coding sequence ATGGCGACAAACCAGTTCATGCGCGTCAGAGGGATCACCGGCGAATCGCAGGATGCATCTCACAAGGGATGGACGGACATACTTTCCGTTGAATGGGGCGCGTCACAGCCAGCCAGTGCGCATACGGCCGGCGGTGCAGGCGCAGGAAAGGTCAGCTTTAAGGATCTTACCGTTATTGCATTTACAGACAGCGCAACGCCAGCCCTGCTGAAATACTGTGCTAACGGTAAGCACCTTAGCAGATTGGAAATATCAGTCTGTAAGGCGGGCGGCTCACAAATGGAATACAACCTGATTACCCTTGAGGATGTGCTGATTACCCGTGTGAGTTACAGCGGCGTCAGCGGAAGCCAGGAGATTGCGATGCGATACGGATTTCAGGCGGCATCAGTTCGTCTGTCCTACAGGGAGCAAACCGCCAGCGGCGGAAAAGGACCGGAATCGCTAACCGGATGGAACATCAAAGAGAACCGCGAAATCTGA